GTAGAAGTTTATAATAATGTTTTCTGTATAGTTATATTCGTATGTGATGTATACCTGAGAGTTTTAATCAGTTCTTCATAGTTTGTATCGCATGTACGCTAGTGTTAGAAACAGTATTCAGTGATGCAATAAAACATACATTTACAGTAcctgattttgttttattttgtgaatacatattaaatattaataaaaataattcagtGCTATCATaagcataaaataaaatcattaggtacatatatacagatattaaataatattatcaaCTTTAATTTTTGATGATGTAAATGGGACAGGCCGTGGTTTTGTTACATTTTATAGTAAAACTATCacttttattcataaatcttaTGGAACTCAAACATTAGTATTGGGAAAAATTGTTAAGCATATTAGGACTTATGAATGTAATTTTACATCAACAAATAAGTAAGATCTGAGGAGACAACAGGTCAGATAAAAGGTGGCAATAATATGAACAGGTCCAAATTATCTTAAGTGCATGACAGTCCCATTAGAAGTCGCaaataaacttaaaacataTTGATATTGGTCTGTCAAACACTTGAAAGTTTATTTCTATTCATTGGGATAGTTCATAAATGGAATATTTATGAAGACTGCCTTGCATTACCATTTCTCAATGTTGAACAAATAAACTACCTATAGTCATTATTTTCTAGTAATCACCTTAAAACTAGTTAACAATTAAACTGAATAAATATAACAATGTTTAAAATACTTCATTTAGAGAAACTTTTACAAGCAATCTTTCTAATGTCCTCAACAATAGTCTGTATCTCAGCCATAGCTCCAATCCCTGTATCTCCACACATTAATGTTTTACTAATTGGGTGTATCTGTATATGGCCCCAGTCCGTCAGTACCTGGACTTGTTTGGATGTGATAGGGTGCTCCCACATCCGCGTGTTCATGGCGGGACAGAAGAGGAGGGGCTTGGACATGTCCCATGCTCGAGTTGTACAGGTGAGTAGGTTGTCACAAATGCCCTGAAAAAAGTAATGAAGTCAGAAGAAAAGTTATTGATTGACTGCATATAATGCAATGATGCAGCATGTAAGGATGGAATTATGTAATTAATTTGATTTACCTAAGGTTTATGTAGGTGCTTTAGTAACAACCAATATGAGTAACTTAAACCATAGCATATTagactatagtgtaaataacattatttgtggtatttgacgtctgtcactcacaacagcaatactatgtaaaatgttttgcacatcgaaatcacaaaggaaaacaactgcactgcgaacgtttacgttctacgtcttttttttttaattttagggttggccggacaccaccgttatgaatcggtagtcgtctaagtaaatcgatatgaatttttcatttttcttttaataaaaataaggaaaaggtggataattaactgtaaatatggatatatttatcgtcacttaacagacaacaaatttgacacagaaataacataaataaactttaaaatagatccccagttagtttcaattttgacaatgggtgcgacctactcggtcggtgtattaaatacaccgaccgaccggtagcttgcgggaaaaccacataattctagctttatttaaatctcaaataaaaattcattatacgtcacaattcgatacctcagtctacgtgccatccaatcgtaatcgctggctgtgacaatcgatttgcgttagttacatctctatatacgtcagtcataatgtgtcaaataccgcaaataatgttatttacactatacctACATGACATTTCACAAAAAAAGTTATACAATTTTGTACCTGTGCCATTTTTGCTAATGTATTGGCGTCCAAAGGAGCTATGACCATCATGTCGGCCCACTTGCCCAGTTCTATGTGCAGCACCGGGTCCCCCCTCTGCTTCCAAGCCTGCCATTCCGAGTTGTCGTCAAATAATAGCACTTCAGGAGGCAACTCGGAGGTTGCAAAGAAGTGTTTCGCGTGTTCTGTCACTATTAAACGTATCTGCAAGTAAATAACGTAAAAATTATTGTTACCATTTGTTGctatacattattatttacaaacaaaGTTGTTTCATTGCAATGTTTACTATACTGATAAGAACATAACCTCAAATTTATATCGGCTCTCGTTTTCATTGAATTCCAACAACGTTCTCACTAAAATGGGTATTTTCAGTGCAGCGACACTACCAGTTGCAGCGACAAGCACTTTATAAACATTTTTCTCcattataaatgaataaaaataaactgatAAACGGATACGAAAAGATGACGTTGACGTTTTTAAGACGTTTTAATGCCGGCAACCCATGGAGTTATAAGaaggagtgaactgtcactttttttgccatactaaat
The genomic region above belongs to Cydia splendana chromosome 13, ilCydSple1.2, whole genome shotgun sequence and contains:
- the LOC134796231 gene encoding phosphopantothenoylcysteine decarboxylase, whose product is MEKNVYKVLVAATGSVAALKIPILVRTLLEFNENESRYKFEIRLIVTEHAKHFFATSELPPEVLLFDDNSEWQAWKQRGDPVLHIELGKWADMMVIAPLDANTLAKMAQGICDNLLTCTTRAWDMSKPLLFCPAMNTRMWEHPITSKQVQVLTDWGHIQIHPISKTLMCGDTGIGAMAEIQTIVEDIRKIACKSFSK